A window of Massilia sp. NR 4-1 genomic DNA:
GCGCTGCTGTTGCAACCGACCGTCATCCTGCAGGACCTGGTGCTGCCCGAGGTCGATGGCTTCGACCTGATCCGTCGCTACCGCGCCCACGAAATCCTGCGCCACATTCCCGTCATCGTGCTGTCCTCGCGCGAAGACCCCAAACTCAAGGCTCACAGCTTCGCCATGGGCGCCAACGACTATATGGTCAAGCTGCCCGACCGGCTGGAAGTGCTGGCGCGCGTGCGCTACCACTCGGCGGCCCACATCAACCGCCTGCAGCGCGACGAAGCCTTCCGCTTCCTGCGCGAGAGCCAGCAGCGCCTGGCCGACGCCAATATCGAGCTGCAAAAACTGGCCGCGCTCGATGCCTTGACCGGCATCGCCAACCGCCGCCGCTTCGACGAAGTGCTGCACGTAGAGTGGCAGCGCGCCCAGCGCGACCGCCAGCCGCTGGCGCTGCTGCTGTGCGATGTGGACTTCTTCAAATGCTATAACGACAGCTTCGGCCACCCGGCTGGCGACCTGTGCCTGAAGAAGACGGCGGCCGTGCTGACCGCCCACCTGAAACGCGCGGCCGATCTGGCGGCGCGCTATGGCGGCGAGGAATTCGCCATCATCCTGCCCGATACCGACGCCGCCGGCGCCTTGACGGTGGCGCAAGCCTGCATCGTCCACCTGCAAGGCCTGGGCATGGCCAATCCCGGCGCCCAGCCGCTGGGCGTGGTCACCATGTCGGTCGGCGTCGCCACCATGGTGCCGGCACCCGAATACAGCCCGGCCGACCTGATCGCCCAGGCCGACCGCGCCCTGTACGCCGCCAAACGCAGCGGCCGCAACTGCGCGCTCGACGCCGCCAGCCTCACGCCAGCCTGATCCACCACCAGCCGGCGCCGCCCGGCACGGTGGGCGCTGCCAGCCGGCTTGCAATACCTTCCCCCTCCGCTTCACACGATACGACAGGCAGTGACATCTCTTCGCCGCATCACGCTGCAGGGCCGGGCGTGCCATGCCCGGCGCCAGCAATAAGCGTCCTGCTGCGCCACAACAGGATGGCGCTAATGGCAAACCACAGGAAGTAGCCCAGGAAACCGATGCGCTGGCCCCAGCCGGGCAGCACATCGGCGCCCGAACGGAACGCCGCCTGCCAGCCGATATTCAGCAGCACGAAGCCCATGAAACAGGGCGTGAGCCGGCCCCAGACCTTCCATCCCAGCTGGCGCGCGAATAGCGGCCCAAGCCAGCACAGCGCCATGGCCCACAGCAGGCCCGAGCCCATGGCGCCAGCGGCGTGGGCGAGCGTGAGGGCCGAGCCATAATCATCGGGATCGAGCGGAAAGACGCCTGCCACCACCAGCATCAGACCCGATCCCATCAGCAGCGCCGGCCCGGTGCGCCGCTCGGCAACGCGCAACAAGGCATACGCGAACCAGGCCAGCAACAGACCCGGCACGATGAAGCCCAGCAGATTGAAAGCCGGTGCAGACGGCGCGCCCAATGCGCCCAGCTCGCTGACCGCCTTGCGGCCATGGGCATAGCCGTCGCTGCGCAGCGCGGCAAAGCCAATCAGGCTGGCGAAGAACAGCACACCGGCTAGCAGCCCGGCCAGCCACGCGGCCCCGCCTTGCGCGGGCGGTGGTGCCATCGTCTTTTTCATATCGTCTCGATATTCTTGTTGGGTGAGGGCGATGCTAGCACGCGGCCCGGGCCAAAGCATGAAGGCGAATGCCCAGGCCAGGGGGTAAAGGCGCGTATTGGAAGGGACATGATCCGCCTGGATATGTCCTTGGCGGAGAGCTTAAACTGCGCCGACCGTAACCGTGAGCGACCACGGGGCGGCAATAGGAATTTCCCAGCGCAAGCTCACCGGATATGCGTGCGAGGTGGCGACGACAAGCTCGCCGGCAATGCCCGCGCAGCGAAAGGGTTCGGCTTCAGACGAATGCAGGAGCCAAATCAGCGAGCCGTCGCGCGCGCGCACCACGGCGAGAAAACCGGCACCTTCCCAGGACGTTTCTCCGCCAAACACAAGATAATCCGGCGATACGGCCAAAGGATCGCCGACGCAGATGGCTGACCAATTGTCAGGTTCGCAGTGCAGCAACTCACCGATAGAACGCCGCGCGCCCTGCGCTGCGGCATGGCCAAGCAGCGCAATGTAAGTATCGTCCTCGAAATAGATCCCATCCTCGATGCGGCACTCTTCCGACTTCCAGCGCTCAGTGATTTCCCCCATGACTTCTCTCAATGCATGTGTTTGGCTAAGGACTATCTACGAAGTGAACTTTTCCTGCTAGCGGCTGGCATCGCGCTCACGGCAGCTCAAAGAAGCGAAATCCCCATGCGGCAGCTTGGCCTTGATACTCACCTGGCCCAGTTCATTGTGAAGATCGACATGGTCGGTGAACGTGCATTTGTTTTCGTCTGCAAATTTTTGCAAATTCCTGGTGCTGCCTGCAACCTTGACCGATATGCCGATTCCCGGGCTAACGCAGCACCCCACATACCGCGACATATATTCCTCCTCAATCACCATCAGTTCGTGCCCCATGAACTTGGCTGGTTTGCGCAGAAGATAATAGTCGGTGTAGTCGGCCCGCTGGTTTGGCCTTTGGCTGATCAGGCCTTCGCGCATATATGCCTGAATAGCCTTCCCAGAATCACCAATCCTTCCTGCCGTTCCTCTTTTTAGACGCATTGCATGCGTCAACCCGCGCTCCAAATCTTGCGCCTCCGACGCCATCCCGTGGACGGCGGCGACGGCAAGAAGAGCCGATGCAAGAATTTTATAAACAATATGAATTGAATTCATTTTCAATCAAGCCAATTCCGGCATTGCCAATATGGGCAGTAGCGCATTCTTTTAAACGAAGACCGGCTCCGGCTCCAGCCGCACGCCATAGCGCGCCAGCACGTCGGCCTGGATGGCCGCCGCCAGCGCCTGCACCTCGGCGCCGGTGGCGCCGCCATTGTTCACCAGCACCAGCGCCTGTTTGGGATAGACCCCGGCACGGCCCAGCGACTTGCCTTTCCAGCCGCACTGGTCGATCAGCCAGCCGGCCGCCAGCTTTTCGCTGCCGTCGGCCTGGCGGTGGTGCACCAGCTCGGGGAACTGCGCCAGCAGGCGCGCACACTGCTCGCCCGGCACCACGGGATTCTTGAAGAAGCTGCCGGCATTGCCGATCTCGGCCGGATCGGGCAGCTTGCGGCGGCGGATGGCGATCACCGTATCGGCCACCTGCTGCGGCGTGGGCACCGCCCAGCCCTGCTGCTGCACGGCCGCCGCCAGTTCGGCGTAGCGCAGATTGGGCTGCCAGGCTTTAGGCAAGGCAAAGGTCACTTCCAGGATAATCAGCTGTTTGCCCGCGGCCTGCTTGAAGATGCTGTCGCGGTAGGCGAAGCGGCAGGCGGCGCCATCCAGGGTCACGATCTCGCCGCTGGCGGTATCAAAGGCGCGCAGGCTATGGAAAACGTCCTTGGTTTCGGCACCATACGCCCCAATATTCTGGATAGGTGCCGCGCCCACCGTGCCGGGGATCAGGGACAGGTTTTCCAGCCCGCCCAGGCCTTGCGCCAGCGTCCATTGCACGAAAGCGTGCCAGTTCTCGCCGGCCGCCGCCCGCACATAATGGTGCTGCGCATCGCTGGGCAGCACTTCCTTGCCTTGCAGCGCGATATGCAGCACCAGGCCGGGAAAGTCGGCACCCAGCAGCAGATTGCTGCCGCCGCCCAGCACCAGGCGCGGCAAGGCGGCCAGCGCCGGATCGGCCAGCACGGCGCGCAACTGTCCCTCATCCGTCACGCGCAGATAATGCTGCGCCCTGGCGTCGATGCCAAAGGTATTTAGATGCTTAAGGGAAAATTGATGCTGGAGAGAAATATGTGATTGCATAACAAGCCGGGTATTTTGATCGATTATAGTAGGAAAGGGGTAAAAACGACCGAGCGTTCGCCTCTTTGTCCGTTAAAATGTCGCATCTTTTGAGCGGCGCCCCCTGATTCAGCTGTTACGCGCCGCCCCAATAATTACAAGGAAATGCATCATGCCATCGTTTGACGTAGTATCTGAAGCCGATATGATCGAAGTCCGCAATGCGGTCGACCAGTCCAATAAAGAAATCAGCACCCGTTTCGACTTCAAGGGCAGCGATGCGCGCGTGGAGCAAAAAGAGCACGACCTGACCGCCTTCGCCGATTCCGATTTCCAGCTCAGCCAGGTACGCGATGTGCTGACCAATAAGCTGGCCAAGCGCAAGGTCGACGTGCGCTTCCTCGACGAGGGCAAGATCGAGAAGATCGGCGGCGACAAGGTCAAGCAGGTGATCAAGGTGAAAAACGGCATCGAAACCGAAACCGCCAAGAAAATCACCCGCATCATCAAGGACAGCAAGATGAAAGTCCAGGCCAGCATCCAGGGCGAATCGGTACGCGTGACCGGCGCCAAGCGCGACGATCTGCAAGCGGCCATGGCCCTGCTGCGCAAGGAAGTTGCGGATACGCCGCTGGAGTTCAACAACTTCCGCGACTGATCCCCTCCCCTCCGGCGCGTGGAGACGCGCCTGCACTAACCACGTAGTCCAAGGATAGAAATGAAACGTGTTGACGACTTCCGCCTCAAGTTTGGCGATAAAGAATATGTGCCAATCATGATCGGCGGGATGGGCGTGGATATCTCCACGTCTGAACTGGCGCTTGAAGCTGCCCGCCTGGGCGGCATCGGCCATATTTCCGATGCGATGGTGGAGGACGTGTCCGACCGCCGCTTCGATACCAGCTTCGTCAAGGAAAAGACCAAGCTGTACAAGTTCAACATCAACAATATGGACAAGGCGGTAGTGCAGTTCGACCTGGGCCGCCTGGCCGAGGCGCAGCGTCTGCATATCGGCAAAACCATGGAAGCGAAAAAAGGCCCGGGCCTGATCTTCGTGAACTGCATGGAAAAACTGACCATGAACGGGCCGAAGGAAACCCTGCGCACCCGCCTCAACGCGGCGCTGGACGCGGGCATCGACGGCATCACCCTGTCGGCCGGCCTGCACTTCGGCTCCTTCGCGCTGATGGCCGACCATCCGCGCTTCCGCGAAGCCAAGCTGGGCATCATCGTGTCCTCGGTGCGCGCGCTGCAGATCTTCCTGCGCAAGAACGCCAAGCTCGATCGCCTGCCCGACTTCGTGATCGTGGAAGGCCCGCTGGCCGGCGGCCACCTCGGCTTCGGCCTGGAAGACTGGCAGGATTACGACCTGCACACCATCGTCGCTGAAATCCTGGCCTACCTGAAGAAGGAAGAGCTGAGCATTCCCGTCATCGCGGCGGGCGGCGTGTTCACCGGCAGCGATGCCGTGTCCTTCCTGGAAATGGGCGCGGCCGGCGTGCAGGTGGCGACCCGCTTCACCATCGCCAAGGAATGCGGCCTGCCGGACAAGGTCAAGCAGGAATACATCAAGGCCACCGAGGAAGACATCATCGTCAACGGCGTGTCGCCGACCGGCTATCCGATGCGCATGCTGCGCCAGACCCCGGCCATCGGCGCCGGCATCCGCCCCGGCTGCGAATCCTACGGCTATCTGCTGGACGCCACCGGCAGCTGCGCCTACATCAATTCGTATAACCGCGAAGTGGTGGCCAACGGCGGCACCGACAAGGGCATCAAGGTGATGGACAAGACCTGCCTGTGCACCCATATGCGCAACTTCAACTGCTGGACTTGCGGCCATTACACCTACCGCCTGAAGGACACCACGCACAAGCTGGCCAATGGCGAGTACCAGCTGCCGACGGCCGAGCATATCTTCCAGGATTACCAGTTCAGCGTGGACAACCAGATCGCCCTGCCGCCGAAGGAAGAAGTAGCGGCCTGATACGCTTCCGGCATCAGGAAGGCGCAGCCTGCAAAGGTCTGCGCCTTTTTTTCGTCCCGGCCGTTCACATGCCGCTGATGCGGCGCGCAAACTCCGGCTGGCGGAAACGCTCGACGACGAAATCGACAAAGAGCCGTGTCTTGGCCGGCAGCAGCTTCTTGCTGGAGTAGTAGATCGAGAGCGGCCCGGTACGCGCCGACCATCCCGGCAGCAGGCGTATCAGCTCGCCGCGCTCCAGATAGGGCGTGGCATGCGGCGACGGCAGCAGGGCCACGCCCATGCCCAGGGCCGCGGCATGCGCCATCGCTTCCGGATCGTCGAAGATGGCGCTGGCGCGGTGCTCGGCCACGCCCTCCTCGCCCTTGGCGTTGCGCAGCGTCCAGTTGCGCAAACGGCCGCTGCCGGCCGAGCGGCGCGCGATGCCGTCCAGCGCCGCCAGGTCCGCCGGGTGGCGCGGCATGGGCCGCCCGGCCATATAGCTCGGCGACGCCGTTGCCACGATATGCACCGGCGCCAGTTCGCGCGCGATCACACCCGGCGTCAGGTCGATGCCGCCGCCGATCGCCACATCGAAACCGCCGCCGATCAGGTCGACCTGGCGGTTATCGAAATGCCAGTCCGGCACGATGCCGGGATAGCGCTGCACGAACTCGGCCAGCAACGGCAGCAGGTACATGCGGCCGAACGCCAGCGCCACGCCCACCTTCAGCGTGCCCGATGGCTGGCCATCGTCCTGCGCCACGTCGGCCATCGCGTCCTGCAGCTGCATCAGCGGCGCGCTGATCTGGCGCAGCAGGCGCTCGCCGCCTTCGGTCAGGGTCAGGCTGCGCGTGCTGCGCTGGAACAGGCGCAGGCCCAGGGCGGCCTCCAGCCGCGCCACATTCTTGCTGACCGCCGCCGGCGTCAGGCCGAGGCGGCGCGCCGCCACCGAAAAGCTGCCGCCTTCGGCGCTTTGCACAAAGGAGTCGAGATGGTTGAGGGGTTCCATTCGTCCATTTTATACCTTTGGTTGAAATAGATTAGCCCGATTACCATCTATTCATCTTGGAATGCATGACCGATACTGGCTTCATCCCAACCATTTTGAAGGAAGCCCATCATGAACCAGTCCACCTCTAGCCTGAACGGCAAAATCGCTTTCGTCACCGGCGGCTCGCGCGGCATCGGCGCCGCCATCGTGCGCCGCCTGGCCGCCGACGGCGCCACCGTCGCCTTCACGTACCACAATTCGCGCGGCGCGGCCGATGCGCTGGCGGCCGACGTGGAAGCGGCGGGCGGCCGCGCCCTGCCCATCCAGGCCGACGCCGCCGACGTGCATGCGGTCAAGACGGTGATCGACGATCTCGCCAGGCAGTTTGGCCGTCTCGACATCCTGGTCAACAATGCCGGCGTCTTCATCCCCGGCGCGCTGGCCGATTTCTCGCTGGAGGATTTCGACCGCACCGTGAACGTGAATGTGCGCGCGGTGTTTGCCGCCATCAAGGCCGCAGCCGTGCATATGGGCGATGGCGGCCGCGTGATCAATATCGGCAGCGTGAATGCCGACCGCGTTCCTTTCCCCGGCATGAGCGTGTACGCCATGAGCAAGGCGGCGCTGACCGGCCTGGTGCAAGGTCTGGCGCGTGACCTGGGGCCGCGCGGCATCACCGTCAACAATGTGCAGCCTGGTCCCGTGAATACGGAAATGAATCCGGAGAGCGGCGATTTCGCCAACGCCATGCACGCCATCATGGCCCTGCCGCGTCACGGACACCCCGATGAGGTGGCGGGCATGGTGGCTTATCTGGCCCGTCCGGAAGCGGCTTTCGTCACCGGCGCCAACCTGACCATCGACGGTGGCTTCGGCGCCTGAGGCGGAACGGTAATCAGGCGCCGCCGTGCTGCCCCGGATCGGGCAGCGCGTGGCCCGGATACAGGCGCTGCAAGGTCTGCACCACCACCTGCGCCACCAGCTCGCGCACCGGCGCGATATCGCCCTCCTCCTGCTCGCGCAAGGCCTTCCACAGGCCTTGCAGCGTGTCTTCGCGCAGCGCCACCGCCTGCTCCACCTCCTCCTGCCAGAAGGCCGGCGCTTCGCTCTCGACGAAGTTGCCGCGGCCCCGTCCGAAATGGGCCACGGCCAGATAGCGCAGCACATTCGAGACCAGCAGGGTACGCAGGAATTCGTCCGACAGCGCAATCGAAGACTGGCGCCGGTCGGTGCTGGCATTGAAGCCCCAGGCCACGCCGGCAAAGGTCAGTGCGCCGATCACGCCGCCCAGCAAGGCGCCCGTCCCCAGCGTCAGCCCGCCCGCTGCCAGGTCGGCCGACAATCCCGTCGCCGCACCCGAGACGATGGCGCCCAGCAGCGCCGCCTGTGCCTTCTCGACCGGTGCGCGCACCACGAAATTTTCGCTGACGCGGGCATTGATCTTGGGCGCTTCGCTGGCATCGAGCTTGTGCAGCGCCAGCAAGCCCACCGTGGTCTGGCCGATGCCCAGGTTCAGGCGCGCCACCAGGGTATTCATGGCGCGCTCCTGGCGCTTGCGGTCCTCGCCCTTGCCGACGCCAACCAGCTTGAGCGCCGCGCCCAGCACCGAGCGCTGCTCCACCTCCACCAGTTGGCGGTCGCGCGTGGCGTCCAGCAATTGCTGCGCCAATAGCGAGAGCGACTGCGCGAAGCGCTGCACATTATTCTTTTCCCACGCGGCGAACAGGCGCTGGTAAGCCAGCTGCTTGGCGGCCGGCAGCATGGCGCGCACCGCCTCATAGAACACGCGCTCGTGCACCCAGCAACGGGCGAAGGCATCCAGCGGCAGCACTTCGCGCACCACGGCGAACTGCTGCAGATACTGCTTCCAGCGTGCCAGTTCCGCCTGTTCCTCATGCTGCGGCCGCGGTGGTCCCATCTGATTGAGCAGCACCAGCACCGGCTTGCCCAGCCACTCCAGTATCTTCATCTCCGGCGGCAGATAACCGGCATCCTTCGGCGCCTCCGACG
This region includes:
- a CDS encoding diguanylate cyclase; the encoded protein is MSDVFSAAAAQEQEPAITAFKVRVLLVDDQLIIIEAVRRMLADHPDIEFHHVTDPQQAFDTALLLQPTVILQDLVLPEVDGFDLIRRYRAHEILRHIPVIVLSSREDPKLKAHSFAMGANDYMVKLPDRLEVLARVRYHSAAHINRLQRDEAFRFLRESQQRLADANIELQKLAALDALTGIANRRRFDEVLHVEWQRAQRDRQPLALLLCDVDFFKCYNDSFGHPAGDLCLKKTAAVLTAHLKRAADLAARYGGEEFAIILPDTDAAGALTVAQACIVHLQGLGMANPGAQPLGVVTMSVGVATMVPAPEYSPADLIAQADRALYAAKRSGRNCALDAASLTPA
- a CDS encoding DUF998 domain-containing protein, which codes for MKKTMAPPPAQGGAAWLAGLLAGVLFFASLIGFAALRSDGYAHGRKAVSELGALGAPSAPAFNLLGFIVPGLLLAWFAYALLRVAERRTGPALLMGSGLMLVVAGVFPLDPDDYGSALTLAHAAGAMGSGLLWAMALCWLGPLFARQLGWKVWGRLTPCFMGFVLLNIGWQAAFRSGADVLPGWGQRIGFLGYFLWFAISAILLWRSRTLIAGAGHGTPGPAA
- the murB gene encoding UDP-N-acetylmuramate dehydrogenase gives rise to the protein MQSHISLQHQFSLKHLNTFGIDARAQHYLRVTDEGQLRAVLADPALAALPRLVLGGGSNLLLGADFPGLVLHIALQGKEVLPSDAQHHYVRAAAGENWHAFVQWTLAQGLGGLENLSLIPGTVGAAPIQNIGAYGAETKDVFHSLRAFDTASGEIVTLDGAACRFAYRDSIFKQAAGKQLIILEVTFALPKAWQPNLRYAELAAAVQQQGWAVPTPQQVADTVIAIRRRKLPDPAEIGNAGSFFKNPVVPGEQCARLLAQFPELVHHRQADGSEKLAAGWLIDQCGWKGKSLGRAGVYPKQALVLVNNGGATGAEVQALAAAIQADVLARYGVRLEPEPVFV
- a CDS encoding YajQ family cyclic di-GMP-binding protein, translating into MPSFDVVSEADMIEVRNAVDQSNKEISTRFDFKGSDARVEQKEHDLTAFADSDFQLSQVRDVLTNKLAKRKVDVRFLDEGKIEKIGGDKVKQVIKVKNGIETETAKKITRIIKDSKMKVQASIQGESVRVTGAKRDDLQAAMALLRKEVADTPLEFNNFRD
- a CDS encoding nitronate monooxygenase, translated to MKRVDDFRLKFGDKEYVPIMIGGMGVDISTSELALEAARLGGIGHISDAMVEDVSDRRFDTSFVKEKTKLYKFNINNMDKAVVQFDLGRLAEAQRLHIGKTMEAKKGPGLIFVNCMEKLTMNGPKETLRTRLNAALDAGIDGITLSAGLHFGSFALMADHPRFREAKLGIIVSSVRALQIFLRKNAKLDRLPDFVIVEGPLAGGHLGFGLEDWQDYDLHTIVAEILAYLKKEELSIPVIAAGGVFTGSDAVSFLEMGAAGVQVATRFTIAKECGLPDKVKQEYIKATEEDIIVNGVSPTGYPMRMLRQTPAIGAGIRPGCESYGYLLDATGSCAYINSYNREVVANGGTDKGIKVMDKTCLCTHMRNFNCWTCGHYTYRLKDTTHKLANGEYQLPTAEHIFQDYQFSVDNQIALPPKEEVAA
- a CDS encoding LysR family transcriptional regulator → MEPLNHLDSFVQSAEGGSFSVAARRLGLTPAAVSKNVARLEAALGLRLFQRSTRSLTLTEGGERLLRQISAPLMQLQDAMADVAQDDGQPSGTLKVGVALAFGRMYLLPLLAEFVQRYPGIVPDWHFDNRQVDLIGGGFDVAIGGGIDLTPGVIARELAPVHIVATASPSYMAGRPMPRHPADLAALDGIARRSAGSGRLRNWTLRNAKGEEGVAEHRASAIFDDPEAMAHAAALGMGVALLPSPHATPYLERGELIRLLPGWSARTGPLSIYYSSKKLLPAKTRLFVDFVVERFRQPEFARRISGM
- a CDS encoding SDR family oxidoreductase, whose translation is MNQSTSSLNGKIAFVTGGSRGIGAAIVRRLAADGATVAFTYHNSRGAADALAADVEAAGGRALPIQADAADVHAVKTVIDDLARQFGRLDILVNNAGVFIPGALADFSLEDFDRTVNVNVRAVFAAIKAAAVHMGDGGRVINIGSVNADRVPFPGMSVYAMSKAALTGLVQGLARDLGPRGITVNNVQPGPVNTEMNPESGDFANAMHAIMALPRHGHPDEVAGMVAYLARPEAAFVTGANLTIDGGFGA
- a CDS encoding DUF3482 domain-containing protein: MSETGMQIQLALISHTNNGKTTLARTLIGSDVGEVRDAAHVTVLSEAHTLLNNAEGDALLLWDTPGFGDSARLLKRLASSGNPIGWFLREVLDRYRDRPFWLSQQALRAARDAADVVLYLVNSSEAPKDAGYLPPEMKILEWLGKPVLVLLNQMGPPRPQHEEQAELARWKQYLQQFAVVREVLPLDAFARCWVHERVFYEAVRAMLPAAKQLAYQRLFAAWEKNNVQRFAQSLSLLAQQLLDATRDRQLVEVEQRSVLGAALKLVGVGKGEDRKRQERAMNTLVARLNLGIGQTTVGLLALHKLDASEAPKINARVSENFVVRAPVEKAQAALLGAIVSGAATGLSADLAAGGLTLGTGALLGGVIGALTFAGVAWGFNASTDRRQSSIALSDEFLRTLLVSNVLRYLAVAHFGRGRGNFVESEAPAFWQEEVEQAVALREDTLQGLWKALREQEEGDIAPVRELVAQVVVQTLQRLYPGHALPDPGQHGGA